Proteins from a genomic interval of Zingiber officinale cultivar Zhangliang chromosome 2A, Zo_v1.1, whole genome shotgun sequence:
- the LOC122039748 gene encoding inositol-tetrakisphosphate 1-kinase 1-like: MAEPSDRRFLVGYALSPKKQQSFIRPSLVRTARDRGVDLVPIDPWRPLAEQGPFDCVIHKLYSKDWRFQLADFAAKNPGVPIVDQPLADIERLRNRITMLQFVSGLNVPHGTETFGVPKQMLVNSWRSVCSSMRTYLEFPVIAKPLFSDASPKSHRMTLLFNRRAPMLGVQPPMVVQEFINHRGVLFKVYVAGNYVQCVRRKSLPDVPPRRHHPVESLSFSRQCNTPLYEHLEGAELPPQSFLEKIARGLRQATGLRLFNFDMIRDADARDHYFIIDINYFPGYSKMPGYEEFVTNFLWDMVHEKGESDAGSSSFSATD, from the coding sequence ATGGCGGAGCCTTCCGATCGTCGGTTCTTGGTGGGCTACGCGCTCTCGCCCAAGAAGCAGCAGAGCTTCATCCGTCCCTCTCTCGTGCGCACCGCTCGCGACCGCGGCGTCGATCTTGTCCCCATCGACCCCTGGCGGCCCCTCGCCGAGCAGGGTCCCTTCGACTGCGTGATCCACAAGCTCTACAGCAAGGATTGGAGGTTCCAGCTCGCAGATTTCGCCGCCAAGAACCCCGGCGTCCCAATCGTCGACCAACCCCTCGCCGATATCGAGCGCCTTCGCAACCGCATCACCATGCTCCAGTTCGTCTCCGGGCTCAATGTCCCTCATGGGACGGAGACCTTCGGGGTCCCAAAACAAATGCTGGTCAATAGCTGGAGGTCAGTCTGCTCCTCTATGAGAACCTACCTCGAGTTTCCCGTCATCGCCAAGCCCCTGTTCTCCGACGCCAGCCCTAAGTCTCACAGGATGACCCTTCTCTTCAACCGACGCGCTCCCATGCTCGGGGTTCAGCCTCCTATGGTGGTGCAGGAGTTCATCAATCACAGAGGGGTACTCTTCAAGGTCTATGTGGCTGGAAATTACGTGCAATGTGTGAGAAGAAAGTCCCTCCCGGACGTACCACCTAGACGGCACCATCCCGTCgaatctctctctttctctcgtcAATGCAACACGCCCTTGTACGAGCATCTAGAAGGGGCAGAGCTGCCTCCACAGAGCTTTCTCGAGAAGATAGCAAGGGGCTTGCGGCAGGCTACGGGCTTGCGCCTCTTCAACTTCGACATGATAAGGGATGCGGATGCCCGCGACCATTACTTCATCATCGACATCAATTACTTCCCCGGCTACTCCAAGATGCCTGGTTATGAAGAATTTGTAACCAACTTTTTATGGGACATGGTTCATGAGAAAGGGGAATCTGATGCTGGCAGTTCTTCTTTCTCCGCCACGGACTGA